The following proteins are encoded in a genomic region of Pseudomonas sp. Os17:
- a CDS encoding choline sulfate utilization transcriptional regulator gives MYEALGDLSLDLLRVFEAAARLRSFTAAAVELGTTQPAISQQIKRLEEQLQVRLFDRIYRGIELTESGALLLEQVQAGLQSIDAGLTALAQQHQHEVLQVATDFAFAAYWLMPRLHRFHQANPQVDVSLVTSERSHSMLRSDIDVAVLFGDGRFKHGESHWLFSEEVFPVCSPLLLKERLAPLPAQALLEMPLLHLRGENASHWFDWSGVFRELGLAGAPPPGQLRFDNYTLLIQAAIGGQGVAIGWRHLVDDLLAQGLLCRPIAQSALSAYGYYVVLPPRKRRGPLIQRFVDWLMAEQAGSAQSLRGLALPSIAL, from the coding sequence ATGTATGAAGCCCTTGGTGACCTGTCCCTGGACCTGCTCCGGGTGTTTGAAGCGGCCGCGCGTCTGCGCAGCTTCACCGCGGCGGCGGTGGAACTGGGCACTACCCAGCCGGCCATCAGCCAGCAGATCAAGCGCCTGGAAGAGCAGTTGCAGGTGCGCCTGTTCGACCGCATCTACCGCGGCATCGAACTGACCGAGTCCGGCGCGCTGTTGCTGGAACAGGTGCAGGCCGGCCTGCAGAGCATCGACGCCGGCCTCACGGCCCTGGCCCAGCAGCATCAGCATGAGGTGTTGCAGGTGGCCACGGATTTCGCCTTCGCCGCCTACTGGCTGATGCCGCGCCTGCATCGTTTCCATCAGGCCAACCCCCAGGTGGACGTCAGCCTGGTGACCAGCGAGCGCAGCCACAGCATGTTGCGCAGCGATATCGATGTGGCGGTGCTGTTCGGCGACGGACGTTTCAAGCATGGCGAAAGCCACTGGCTGTTCAGCGAGGAAGTGTTTCCGGTGTGCAGCCCGCTGCTGCTCAAGGAGCGCCTGGCGCCCCTGCCCGCCCAGGCCCTGCTGGAGATGCCGCTGCTGCACCTGCGGGGGGAAAACGCCAGTCACTGGTTCGACTGGAGCGGGGTGTTCCGCGAACTGGGCCTGGCCGGCGCCCCGCCCCCGGGGCAATTGCGTTTCGACAATTACACCCTGCTGATCCAGGCGGCCATCGGCGGCCAGGGCGTGGCCATCGGCTGGCGTCATCTGGTGGACGATCTGCTGGCACAGGGGCTGTTGTGCCGGCCGATCGCCCAGAGTGCGCTGTCCGCCTACGGCTATTACGTGGTGCTGCCGCCGCGCAAGCGTCGCGGACCGTTGATCCAGCGCTTCGTCGACTGGCTGATGGCCGAGCAGGCCGGCAGTGCCCAGTCCCTCAGGGGGCTGGCGTTGCCGTCCATTGCCCTGTAG
- a CDS encoding DoxX family protein, producing MPALPIRSPLQAPEQWAALFLRLALGAMYVAHALFKILVLGWPGTLKLFGATGMPEWLTYPAVCAELVGGLLLILGVGVRWIALGLMPMLLGAIVFVHGAHGWIYTSPGGGWEYLAFLAVVSLALVCLGNGALSLWSLFKVPSTGQWTATPAP from the coding sequence ATGCCTGCACTCCCAATCAGATCGCCGCTCCAGGCACCGGAACAATGGGCCGCCCTGTTCCTGCGCCTGGCCCTGGGCGCCATGTACGTCGCCCACGCCCTGTTCAAGATCCTGGTCCTGGGCTGGCCGGGCACCCTCAAGCTGTTCGGCGCCACCGGCATGCCCGAGTGGCTGACCTACCCGGCGGTGTGCGCCGAGCTGGTGGGGGGCTTGCTGCTGATCCTCGGGGTAGGCGTGCGCTGGATCGCCCTGGGGCTGATGCCGATGCTGCTGGGGGCGATCGTCTTCGTCCACGGCGCCCACGGCTGGATCTACACCAGCCCGGGGGGCGGCTGGGAATACCTGGCCTTCCTCGCGGTGGTGTCGCTGGCGCTGGTGTGCCTGGGCAACGGCGCACTGTCCCTGTGGAGCCTGTTCAAGGTGCCGTCTACAGGGCAATGGACGGCAACGCCAGCCCCCTGA
- the ubiA gene encoding 4-hydroxybenzoate octaprenyltransferase — protein MPASPDLNDIRAHDWVATRLPRSWQAYARLMRLDRPIGTWLTLLPALAALILCAGRIPPVGTVLVFALGALLMRSAGCCINDILDRGFDARVNRTRQRPLAQGSLSLAQALACLTVTLLLAAGLLPLLQPATVLLALCCVPLTLVYPLFKRFTHWPQAFLGAVFNWGVLMASVETTGSLQPSALALWLGCLFWQLGYDTLYAYSDREDDLNMGLRSTATLFAERGRTWIAGFYAMTLLCWCGAGLLAGANPGFFILLLPIALALAYQLSLFSPDHPEPCNHLFRSNVHIGVLLLVGASVAIV, from the coding sequence ATGCCCGCCAGCCCCGACCTCAATGACATCCGCGCCCATGACTGGGTCGCGACCCGCCTGCCGCGATCCTGGCAGGCCTACGCCCGCCTGATGCGCCTGGACCGGCCCATCGGCACCTGGCTGACCCTGCTGCCGGCCCTGGCCGCGCTGATCCTCTGCGCCGGGCGCATTCCCCCGGTCGGCACCGTGCTGGTGTTCGCCCTCGGCGCCCTGCTGATGCGCAGTGCCGGCTGCTGCATCAACGACATCCTCGATCGCGGCTTCGACGCCCGGGTCAACCGCACCCGCCAGCGGCCCCTGGCCCAGGGTTCGCTGAGCCTCGCCCAAGCCCTGGCCTGCCTGACCGTGACGTTGCTGCTGGCCGCCGGGTTGCTGCCGCTTCTGCAACCGGCGACGGTGCTGCTGGCCCTGTGCTGCGTGCCCCTGACCCTGGTCTACCCGCTGTTCAAGCGCTTCACCCACTGGCCCCAGGCGTTTCTCGGCGCGGTGTTCAACTGGGGCGTGCTCATGGCCAGCGTGGAAACCACCGGCAGCCTGCAACCCAGTGCACTGGCGCTGTGGCTGGGCTGCCTGTTCTGGCAGTTGGGCTACGACACCCTCTATGCCTACAGCGACCGTGAGGACGACCTGAACATGGGCCTGCGCTCCACCGCCACGCTGTTCGCCGAACGGGGCAGGACCTGGATCGCCGGGTTCTACGCCATGACCCTGCTGTGCTGGTGCGGCGCGGGCCTGCTGGCCGGTGCCAACCCGGGCTTTTTCATCCTGCTGCTGCCAATCGCCCTGGCCCTGGCCTACCAGCTCAGCCTGTTCAGTCCGGACCACCCGGAGCCCTGCAACCACCTGTTTCGCAGCAACGTCCACATCGGCGTGCTGTTACTGGTCGGCGCCTCGGTGGCCATCGTTTGA
- a CDS encoding LysR family transcriptional regulator encodes MLRDEVPRVPRIDLNLLRVFDAVYEDRSILLASKRLHLSQSAVSHALTRLRESLQDELFIRTAKGMQPSARAEAIAGPLREALLTIQHTVGVEPFDPARATRTFTLAANDYLSSVLLAPLLRRLAQVAPGVDLVVRPATRLDLAEQIDVGRIDLAVGVFAELPQRVHSACLWRQQDELLMCPEHPLLDLPVLTLEALADQPLITLSVGGQEEGAVNGYILERGIARQSEMFDRQRLEQALAAIGRRPQYKVTLPHALVLPQLLEQSRLVAIVPEPLARAFEQRFGLCRRALPLAVEPSSLLAIWHGRNSADPAHLWLRQQLLEVAATLAQAL; translated from the coding sequence ATGCTCCGTGATGAAGTGCCCCGCGTTCCACGTATCGACCTCAACCTGCTGCGGGTTTTCGATGCGGTCTATGAGGACCGCAGCATCCTGCTGGCCAGCAAGCGCCTGCATCTGAGCCAGTCGGCGGTCAGCCATGCCCTGACCCGGCTGCGCGAGTCCTTGCAGGACGAGCTGTTCATTCGCACGGCCAAGGGCATGCAGCCGTCGGCCCGGGCCGAGGCGATTGCCGGCCCGTTGCGCGAGGCGCTGCTGACCATTCAACACACGGTCGGCGTGGAGCCATTCGACCCCGCCCGCGCGACGCGTACCTTCACCCTGGCGGCCAACGACTACCTGAGTTCGGTGCTGTTGGCGCCCTTGCTGCGGCGCCTGGCCCAGGTGGCGCCGGGGGTGGATCTGGTGGTGCGTCCGGCGACCCGCCTGGACCTGGCCGAGCAGATCGATGTCGGACGTATCGATCTGGCCGTCGGGGTGTTTGCCGAGTTGCCGCAGCGGGTGCACAGCGCCTGTCTCTGGCGGCAGCAGGATGAGTTGCTGATGTGCCCCGAGCATCCCTTGCTCGACCTGCCTGTACTGACGCTTGAGGCCCTGGCGGACCAGCCGTTGATCACGCTGTCGGTGGGCGGGCAGGAGGAAGGCGCGGTCAACGGCTACATTCTCGAGCGCGGCATTGCCCGGCAGTCGGAGATGTTCGATCGCCAGCGCCTGGAGCAGGCACTGGCGGCGATTGGCCGGCGTCCCCAGTACAAGGTCACCCTGCCCCATGCCCTGGTGCTGCCGCAGTTGCTGGAGCAGTCGCGCCTGGTGGCGATTGTGCCGGAACCCTTGGCCCGGGCCTTCGAGCAGCGTTTTGGGCTGTGCCGGCGGGCGCTGCCGCTGGCGGTCGAGCCCTCATCGCTGCTGGCGATCTGGCACGGGCGCAACAGTGCCGACCCGGCCCATCTCTGGCTGCGCCAGCAACTGCTGGAGGTGGCGGCGACGCTGGCGCAAGCGCTTTGA
- a CDS encoding DOPA 4,5-dioxygenase family protein translates to MQRIKGYHAHVYFDASTLERARALCEQAAQLFELKMGRVHQRPVGPHPDWSCQLAFAPEVFAQVVPWLALNRQGLVVFLHPDTGDDLRDHTDHAIWMGAMRPLDLTGF, encoded by the coding sequence ATGCAACGGATCAAGGGCTATCACGCCCATGTCTACTTTGACGCCAGCACCCTGGAGCGCGCCCGGGCCTTGTGCGAACAGGCGGCGCAGTTGTTCGAGCTGAAAATGGGCCGGGTGCACCAGCGGCCGGTTGGACCGCACCCGGACTGGAGCTGCCAGCTGGCGTTCGCGCCAGAGGTGTTTGCCCAGGTGGTGCCGTGGCTGGCCCTCAACCGTCAGGGGCTGGTGGTGTTCCTGCACCCGGACACCGGGGACGATCTGCGGGATCACACCGATCATGCGATCTGGATGGGGGCCATGCGGCCGCTGGATCTGACAGGGTTCTGA
- a CDS encoding anti-virulence regulator CigR family protein, translating into MKMPKRLIAGAVVLLLGASPLLHVMADERGDHGHGDDRGGPPPGHWDNRGNEHRGLDNDRRGGPPRDFGPVRQTIHDNRGYFVRGAPPPPGIRLVRGQPLPRGYYGERLDGRALSRLPVYPGYEWRRMGGDIFLMAVGTGIVYEILDGVLY; encoded by the coding sequence ATGAAAATGCCCAAACGTCTGATTGCCGGAGCCGTGGTGCTGCTGCTCGGCGCCAGCCCGTTGCTGCACGTGATGGCCGACGAACGCGGCGACCATGGCCATGGCGATGATCGTGGAGGACCACCGCCGGGCCATTGGGACAATCGAGGCAACGAACACCGCGGTCTGGACAACGACCGGCGCGGTGGCCCACCGCGGGACTTCGGCCCGGTACGCCAGACCATCCACGACAATCGCGGCTACTTCGTGCGGGGCGCCCCTCCACCTCCCGGCATCCGCCTGGTGCGCGGCCAACCCTTGCCCCGCGGTTACTACGGCGAACGCCTGGATGGGCGCGCCCTGTCACGCCTGCCGGTCTACCCGGGCTATGAATGGCGACGCATGGGCGGCGATATCTTCCTGATGGCCGTGGGCACCGGCATCGTCTACGAGATCCTCGACGGCGTGCTCTACTGA
- the trpA gene encoding tryptophan synthase subunit alpha, translated as MSRLQTRFAELKQQNRAALVTFVTAGDPNYDTSLAILKGLPAAGADVIELGMPFTDPMADGPAIQLANIRALGAKQNLAKTLQMVREFRAGNSDTPLVLMGYFNPIHHYGVPRFIADAKAAGVDGLIVVDMPPEHNSELCDPAQAAGIDFIRLTTPTTDDARLPKVLDGSSGFVYYVSVAGVTGAGAATLEHVEEAVARLRRHTELPISIGFGIRTPEQAAAIARLADGVVVGSALIDHIAHAESSEQAVDGVLSLCAALAEGVRKARVS; from the coding sequence ATGAGCCGCCTGCAAACCCGCTTTGCCGAGCTGAAGCAACAGAACCGCGCGGCCCTGGTGACCTTCGTCACCGCCGGCGACCCCAATTACGACACCTCCCTGGCGATCCTCAAGGGCCTGCCCGCGGCGGGCGCCGACGTGATCGAACTGGGCATGCCCTTCACCGACCCGATGGCCGACGGCCCGGCGATCCAGCTGGCCAACATCCGCGCCCTGGGCGCCAAGCAAAACCTGGCGAAAACCCTGCAGATGGTCCGCGAGTTCCGCGCAGGCAACAGCGACACCCCGCTGGTGCTGATGGGCTACTTCAACCCGATCCACCACTACGGCGTGCCGCGCTTCATTGCCGACGCCAAGGCCGCCGGGGTCGACGGCCTGATCGTGGTGGACATGCCGCCGGAACATAACAGCGAGCTGTGCGACCCGGCCCAGGCCGCCGGCATCGACTTCATCCGCCTCACCACCCCGACCACCGACGATGCACGCCTGCCCAAGGTCCTCGACGGCAGTTCCGGCTTTGTCTACTACGTCTCGGTGGCCGGCGTGACCGGTGCCGGCGCCGCCACCCTGGAACACGTGGAAGAAGCCGTGGCCCGCCTGCGCCGCCACACCGAGCTGCCGATCAGCATCGGTTTCGGCATCCGTACCCCGGAGCAAGCGGCCGCCATCGCCCGTCTGGCGGACGGCGTGGTGGTGGGCTCGGCGCTGATCGACCACATCGCCCATGCCGAGTCTTCCGAGCAAGCGGTGGACGGTGTCCTGAGCCTGTGCGCGGCCCTGGCCGAAGGCGTACGTAAGGCCCGGGTCAGCTGA
- the trpB gene encoding tryptophan synthase subunit beta, translating into MTQSQLRNGPDDNGLFGAFGGRYVAETLMPLILDLAREYEKAKEDPEFLKELAYFQRDYVGRPSPLYFAERLTEHCGGAKIYLKREELNHTGAHKINNCIGQILLARRMGKKRIIAETGAGMHGVATATVAARFGLECVIYMGTTDIERQQANVFRMKLLGAEVIPVVAGTGTLKDAMNEALRDWVTNVDSTFYLIGTVAGPHPYPAMVRDFQAVIGKETREQLQAQEGRLPDSLVACIGGGSNAMGLFHPFLDDKSVQIIGVEAAGYGIETGKHAASLNGGVPGVLHGNRTFLLQDDDGQIIDAHSISAGLDYPGIGPEHAWLHDIGRVEYTSVTDDEALAAFHQCCRLEGIIPALESAHALAEVFKRAPTLPKDHLMVVNLSGRGDKDMQTVMHHMQQSQQEKH; encoded by the coding sequence ATGACTCAGTCCCAATTGCGTAATGGTCCAGACGACAACGGCCTGTTCGGCGCGTTCGGCGGCCGTTACGTGGCCGAAACCCTGATGCCGCTGATCCTCGACCTGGCCCGCGAATACGAAAAGGCCAAGGAAGACCCCGAGTTCCTCAAGGAGCTGGCCTACTTCCAGCGCGACTACGTCGGCCGCCCAAGCCCGCTGTACTTCGCCGAACGCCTGACCGAACACTGCGGCGGCGCCAAGATCTACCTCAAGCGCGAAGAGCTGAACCACACCGGCGCGCACAAGATCAACAACTGCATCGGCCAGATCCTCCTGGCCCGGCGCATGGGCAAGAAACGCATCATCGCCGAGACCGGCGCCGGCATGCACGGCGTGGCCACCGCCACCGTGGCCGCGCGCTTTGGCCTGGAATGCGTGATCTACATGGGCACCACCGACATCGAGCGCCAGCAGGCCAACGTGTTCCGCATGAAGCTGCTGGGCGCCGAAGTGATCCCGGTCGTGGCCGGCACCGGCACCCTGAAAGACGCCATGAACGAAGCCCTGCGCGACTGGGTGACCAACGTCGACAGCACCTTCTACCTGATCGGCACCGTGGCCGGTCCGCACCCGTACCCGGCCATGGTCCGCGACTTCCAGGCGGTGATCGGCAAGGAAACCCGCGAACAGCTGCAAGCCCAGGAAGGCCGCCTGCCGGACAGCCTGGTGGCGTGCATCGGCGGCGGCTCCAACGCCATGGGCCTGTTCCACCCGTTCCTCGACGATAAAAGCGTGCAGATCATCGGCGTAGAAGCCGCCGGCTACGGCATCGAGACCGGCAAGCATGCCGCCAGCCTCAACGGCGGCGTACCGGGCGTGCTCCACGGCAACCGCACCTTCCTGCTGCAGGACGACGATGGCCAGATCATCGACGCCCACTCGATTTCCGCCGGCCTCGACTACCCCGGCATCGGCCCGGAACACGCCTGGTTGCACGATATCGGCCGCGTCGAATACACCTCGGTGACCGACGACGAAGCCCTGGCCGCGTTCCACCAGTGCTGCCGCCTGGAAGGCATCATCCCGGCCCTGGAAAGCGCCCACGCCCTGGCCGAAGTGTTCAAGCGCGCGCCGACCCTGCCCAAGGATCACCTGATGGTGGTCAACCTCTCGGGGCGTGGCGACAAAGACATGCAGACCGTCATGCACCACATGCAACAGTCCCAGCAGGAGAAACACTGA
- a CDS encoding LysR family transcriptional regulator, which produces MSRDLPPLNALRAFEATARLNSVSQAAEQLHVTHGAVSRQLKVLEEHLGLSLFVKDGRGIKLTDAGVRLRDASSEAFERLRDVCGELTRGSADAPFVLGCSGSLLARWLIPRLGRLNADLPDLRLHLSAGEGDLDPRRPGLDALLVFAEPPWPADMQVYELACERIGPVLSPRYAGYSRLRTAPATALGAESLLHTTSRPQAWPSWARHNGIAAEALKYGQGFEHLYYLLEAAVAGLGVAIAPEPLVAEDLLAGRLVAPWGFSDTPGQLALWLPKRAADGRARQLAQWLKNELRQPV; this is translated from the coding sequence ATGAGCCGTGACCTGCCCCCCCTGAATGCCCTGCGGGCCTTCGAAGCCACCGCCCGGCTTAACAGCGTCAGCCAGGCTGCCGAACAACTGCATGTCACCCATGGCGCGGTGAGCCGGCAGTTGAAAGTGCTGGAGGAACACCTGGGCCTGAGCCTGTTCGTCAAGGATGGACGTGGCATTAAACTCACAGATGCCGGGGTTCGGCTGCGCGATGCCAGCAGCGAGGCCTTCGAGCGGCTGCGGGACGTCTGCGGCGAGCTGACCCGGGGCAGCGCCGACGCGCCGTTCGTCCTGGGTTGCTCCGGCAGCCTGCTGGCGCGCTGGCTGATTCCGCGTCTGGGGCGCCTGAATGCCGACCTGCCGGACCTGCGCCTGCACCTCTCCGCCGGTGAAGGGGACCTGGACCCCCGGCGCCCGGGGCTGGATGCCCTGCTGGTGTTTGCCGAGCCGCCGTGGCCGGCGGACATGCAGGTCTATGAGCTGGCCTGCGAGCGCATCGGGCCGGTGCTCAGCCCGCGCTATGCCGGTTACTCGCGGTTGCGCACGGCGCCGGCCACGGCCCTTGGCGCGGAGTCGCTGCTGCACACCACGTCGCGTCCCCAGGCCTGGCCCAGCTGGGCTCGACATAACGGCATCGCCGCCGAGGCGCTGAAGTACGGGCAGGGGTTCGAGCATCTGTATTACTTGCTGGAAGCGGCGGTGGCCGGGCTGGGCGTGGCAATCGCGCCGGAGCCGTTGGTGGCCGAGGACTTGCTGGCGGGCAGGCTGGTTGCCCCGTGGGGGTTTTCCGACACCCCGGGGCAACTGGCACTGTGGTTACCCAAGCGCGCCGCGGATGGGCGCGCCCGACAGTTGGCGCAGTGGTTGAAAAACGAACTGCGCCAGCCGGTTTAG
- a CDS encoding DUF883 family protein: MANTSLRKASLESMEAEIESLLKSLESLKDDATDESRKTLKALKSNAENALKHSRSLISDAYEEVKVKTRETGIATRDYAQEHPWATAGVAVGAIGLLAAYLLCKRGN; this comes from the coding sequence ATGGCCAACACCTCGTTACGCAAAGCCTCACTGGAAAGTATGGAAGCCGAGATCGAAAGCCTGCTCAAATCCCTGGAAAGCCTCAAGGACGATGCGACCGACGAATCGCGCAAGACCCTCAAGGCCCTCAAGAGCAACGCCGAGAATGCCCTCAAGCATTCCCGCAGCCTGATCAGCGATGCCTATGAAGAAGTCAAAGTGAAAACCCGGGAAACCGGTATCGCCACCCGCGACTACGCCCAGGAACACCCGTGGGCGACCGCCGGTGTCGCGGTCGGGGCCATCGGCCTGCTGGCCGCCTACCTGCTGTGCAAGCGCGGCAACTAA
- a CDS encoding dodecin, which produces MTDHHTYKKVELVGSSPNSIEEAINNALAEAHKSIKHLEWFEVTETRGHIKDGKAAHFQVTLKVGFRIANS; this is translated from the coding sequence ATGACTGATCATCACACCTACAAGAAAGTCGAACTGGTGGGTTCGTCGCCGAACAGCATCGAAGAGGCAATCAATAACGCGCTGGCCGAGGCGCATAAAAGCATCAAGCACCTGGAGTGGTTCGAAGTGACCGAAACCCGGGGCCATATCAAGGACGGCAAGGCCGCGCATTTTCAGGTCACCCTCAAGGTCGGCTTCCGGATTGCCAATAGTTAA
- a CDS encoding DUF1161 domain-containing protein: MKKLVLAAALLSLAGTALAAGKPCEELKSEIAAKIDAKGAKHYSLEVVDKGAAADGKVVGTCEAGSKEIVYKRG, encoded by the coding sequence ATGAAAAAACTAGTATTAGCAGCTGCTTTGTTGAGTCTTGCGGGAACAGCCCTTGCCGCCGGCAAGCCGTGCGAGGAGCTGAAAAGCGAGATCGCCGCGAAGATCGACGCCAAGGGCGCCAAGCATTATTCGCTGGAAGTGGTCGACAAAGGCGCGGCGGCGGATGGCAAAGTGGTTGGCACCTGCGAAGCGGGTTCCAAGGAGATTGTCTACAAGCGCGGTTGA
- a CDS encoding LLM class flavin-dependent oxidoreductase, giving the protein MKPLSAVKFSTLDLVPVREDGSPAQSLRNSLDLAQHVEKLGYTRFWVAEHHNMDGIASSATSVLIGYLAGGTSTIRVGSGGVMLPNHAPLVIAEQFGTLESLYPGRIDLGLGRAPGSDQMTARALRRERSGSADDFPEDVAELMSYLGPRTPEQRVIAMPGSGTNVPVWLLGSSLFSAQLAGERGLPYAFASHFAPRYLHEAIRVYRNHFEPSAVLDKPYVMLGVPLVAADSDEQADYLATSVYQRILALMRGQSLVQRKPVTSMDGLWLPHEKEAVSSFLGLAMIGSPAKIRAKLEVLIEQTGADELIFTCDLYEHADRLHSYELLSQVMQG; this is encoded by the coding sequence ATGAAACCGCTGTCCGCTGTTAAATTCTCGACCCTCGACCTGGTGCCCGTGCGTGAAGACGGCAGCCCGGCGCAGTCTCTGCGCAACTCCCTGGACCTGGCGCAACACGTGGAAAAGCTCGGCTACACGCGCTTCTGGGTCGCCGAGCACCACAACATGGACGGTATCGCCAGCTCCGCCACCTCGGTACTGATCGGCTATCTGGCCGGTGGCACCTCGACCATTCGCGTCGGCTCCGGCGGGGTGATGCTGCCCAACCATGCGCCGCTGGTGATCGCCGAACAGTTCGGCACCCTGGAAAGCCTGTACCCGGGACGCATCGACCTCGGCCTGGGCCGGGCGCCGGGTTCCGACCAGATGACCGCCCGGGCCCTGCGTCGGGAGCGCTCCGGCAGCGCCGACGACTTCCCCGAGGACGTGGCGGAACTGATGTCCTATCTCGGCCCACGGACCCCGGAACAACGGGTGATCGCGATGCCGGGCAGCGGGACCAACGTCCCGGTGTGGCTGCTGGGCTCCAGCCTGTTCAGTGCGCAATTGGCCGGGGAACGGGGTTTGCCCTACGCCTTCGCCTCGCATTTCGCACCGCGCTACCTGCATGAGGCGATTCGCGTCTATCGCAATCACTTCGAGCCTTCGGCAGTGCTCGACAAGCCCTATGTGATGCTGGGGGTGCCGCTGGTGGCGGCCGATAGCGATGAACAGGCCGACTACCTGGCGACCTCGGTGTACCAGCGGATCCTGGCGCTGATGCGCGGCCAGAGCCTGGTACAGCGCAAGCCGGTGACCAGCATGGACGGCCTGTGGCTGCCCCACGAGAAGGAAGCGGTGTCGAGTTTCCTCGGCCTGGCGATGATCGGCAGCCCGGCGAAAATCCGCGCCAAGCTCGAAGTCCTGATCGAACAGACCGGCGCCGATGAGCTGATCTTCACCTGCGATCTGTACGAGCACGCCGATCGGCTGCACTCCTACGAGCTGCTGTCACAGGTGATGCAAGGCTAA
- a CDS encoding OsmC family protein, translating into MSIKKKASAHWEGDLKTGIGSISTETGVLREAPYGFKARFEGGKGTNPEELIGAAHAGCFSMAFSMILGEAGLKADSIDTQAEVTLDQVDGGFAITAVHLILKAKIPGASQQQFTELSNKAKEGCPVSKVLNAKISLDATLLG; encoded by the coding sequence ATGAGTATCAAAAAGAAAGCCTCGGCGCATTGGGAAGGTGATCTGAAAACCGGCATCGGCTCGATCTCGACCGAAACCGGGGTATTGCGCGAGGCGCCCTACGGCTTCAAGGCCCGTTTCGAGGGCGGCAAGGGCACCAATCCGGAGGAGTTGATCGGTGCCGCCCATGCGGGGTGCTTCTCCATGGCCTTTTCGATGATTCTCGGCGAGGCCGGGCTCAAGGCGGACAGCATCGACACCCAGGCCGAAGTGACCCTGGATCAGGTCGACGGCGGCTTCGCCATCACAGCGGTGCACCTGATCCTCAAGGCGAAGATCCCCGGCGCCAGCCAGCAGCAGTTCACTGAACTGAGCAACAAGGCCAAGGAAGGGTGTCCGGTGTCCAAGGTGCTCAATGCCAAGATCAGCCTGGACGCGACGCTGCTGGGCTGA
- a CDS encoding DUF1161 domain-containing protein → MKRFALAVASCALATSALAAPKPCDELKAEIEAKIQAQGVPSYTLEIVTNDEVHDNNMVVGSCENGTKKIIYQKNDR, encoded by the coding sequence ATGAAACGTTTTGCCTTGGCGGTTGCAAGTTGCGCGCTGGCCACATCGGCCCTCGCCGCCCCCAAGCCTTGTGATGAACTCAAGGCCGAGATCGAAGCCAAGATCCAGGCTCAGGGCGTGCCTTCCTACACCTTGGAAATCGTCACCAACGACGAAGTCCACGACAACAACATGGTGGTCGGCAGCTGTGAGAACGGCACCAAGAAGATCATCTACCAGAAGAACGATCGCTGA
- a CDS encoding PA0061/PA0062 family lipoprotein — protein MRHLLLALSLAALGACSSPLPNVDPQQAWIDLATPTPGGKLVMAERLDNQRLRDGRYFQVSPGSHELMVRFDFEVFSGGMGMNNDPQERLCYLSLRYDHFQAGQRYRLEARNLAFTPSARLYNAQGEIVAEERMINCVP, from the coding sequence ATGCGCCACTTACTGCTCGCCCTCAGCCTCGCCGCCCTCGGCGCCTGCTCCAGCCCCTTGCCCAACGTCGATCCCCAGCAGGCCTGGATCGACCTGGCCACGCCGACTCCGGGTGGCAAGCTGGTCATGGCCGAGCGCCTGGACAACCAGCGCCTGAGGGACGGTCGCTACTTCCAGGTCAGCCCCGGCAGCCACGAATTGATGGTGCGCTTCGATTTCGAAGTGTTCAGCGGCGGCATGGGCATGAACAACGACCCCCAGGAGCGCCTGTGCTACCTGAGCCTGCGCTACGACCATTTCCAGGCCGGCCAGCGCTATCGCCTGGAGGCGCGCAACCTGGCCTTCACCCCCAGCGCCCGGCTGTACAACGCCCAGGGCGAGATCGTGGCCGAGGAGCGGATGATCAACTGCGTGCCCTGA